The Acholeplasma laidlawii PG-8A DNA window ATTGTGCCTGATGCTCAATTATCTTTAGCAATTGGTAAACTTGGTCAAAATGTTAAGTTAGCAGTTCAAGCAAGTGGTTGGTCTATTGATATTAAATCTGAGACTACAGCAGCTGAAGAAGGCATTATTTACTAAGAGGGTTTAAAATGAAAACAGTTAAAAAGATTCCAATGCGTACATGTGTCGTTACAAAGACTGTTCATCCTAAAAAAGATTTGGTACGCATTGTAGCAAATAAAGAAGGACTTGTCTTTGTTGATACTAAGGGCAAAGCTAATGGTCGTGGTGCATATATTCATTTAAGTGTAGAAAATATTGAACTTGCTAAAAAGAGTAAAGCGCTCGACAGAAAATTAGAAGTTACAATTCCTGATAGCGTTTATGAAGACTTGGCTAAACTATTATGAATAAAGGTGCTTTAGGACTTGCATATGCTGCAAGAAAAGTGGTTATCGGTCAAGAAGAAGTTGTTAAGGCACTTCAAAAGAAACAACTACATTTAGTATTACTTGCAACCGATGCAAGTGATAATACAACTAAAAAGATAAAAGACAAAACAAATACTTATCAAATTCAATTAATACATACACATACCTCACTAGATATTTCTAGTGCCATAGGTAAGAAAAATATTAAAGTCATAGGAATAAAGGATAAAGGGTTTAGTATGATGCTTAAATAGAAAGGTTGATGCAATATGGCAAAACAAAGAAGTAATAATAAAAATAACAATAACACTAAGAGACCAAGTAAAAATAATTTTGGAAAGTCTACTTATTCAAACACTCAAAAACCAGCACCTAAAAAAGTGATAACAGAGTTAATTTTCAAACCTGAAATGACGGTTTCAGATGTGGCAGAAGCACTTGACATCTCAAACGCAGTTTTAATTAAAAAACTAATGGGTTTAGGGATGATGACTTCTGTAAACCAAGTTTTAGAACGTGATGTTGTAGAACTTATAGCTATGGATATGGGTATTGAAGTTAAAGATGAAGTAATCACAGATTTAACAAGATATGATGAAATGGAAATTATTGACGATCCAAAAGATCTTGTTAAAAGAAGTCCAATTATTACGATTATGGGTCACGTAGACCATGGTAAAACAACACTTTTAGATTCTATTAGAAAATCTAGAGTGGTCACAGGAGAAGCTGGTGGAATCACACAACACATCGGTGCTTATCAAGTTGAACATGGTGGTGAAAAAATTACATTTATCGATACCCCAGGTCACGCGGCATTTACTGAAATGCGTGCACGTGGAGCTAAAGTAACTGATATTGTTGTTTTAGTTGTGGCTGCAGATGATGGTGTTAAACCACAAACAATTGAAGCGTTACAACATGCCAAGGCATCAGGCGTTCCTATTATCGTAGCAATCAATAAAATTGATAAACCAACAGCAAATCCAGATAACGTTATGAGTGCTTTATCAGCACATGATTTAACGCCTGAAGCATGGGGTGGTACAACACCATATGTTGAAGTATCTGCATTAAAACGTTTAGGTATTGATAATTTATTAGATATTATTTTAGTATTAGCAGAAGTTGAAGACTTAAAAGCAAATCCAAAACGTGATGCAATGGGTACTGTTATTGAAGCTTACCTAGACAAAGGTAGAGGTCCGGTTGCAACAGTTATTGTTGAAAATGGTACTTTACGTATTGGTGATATCATCGTTATTGGTAATACATTCGGTCGTATACGTACAATGAATGATGATCTTAAAAAACGTTATGATGAAGCACTTCCAGGTACACCGGTTGAAATTACAGGTTTAGACCAAGTACCTCAAGCTGGTGATATTTTCATGGTATTTAAAGATGAAAGAGTAGCACGCCAAACAGCGGAAGCACGTTCTTCAAAACTAAAAGAAACATATATTAAACAACAAAAAGCGAGTTCACTTGAATCCATGTTTGGTGCACAAGATGATGGCGAAAAAGTATTAAACTTAGTACTTAAATGTGACGTTCAAGGTAGTATTGAAGCATTAAAAGGTATGCTCGATAAAATTGATGTTGATGGCTTCAAAGCCAACATCGTGCGTAGTGGTGTGGGTGGAATTTCTGAAACAGATGTTCAACTAGCATCTGCATCTGGTGCAGTCGTTATTGGTTTTAACGTTCGTCCTACAGCTGCAGTAAAATCTCTAGCAGAATCTATGAATGTTGAAATCAGATTATATAATGTCGTATATCGTATTACTGAAGACATCGAAAAAGCTCTAAAAGGTATGTTAGAACCAGTCTTTGAAGATGTTGTAACTGGTACCGCAGAAGTACGTCAATTATTTAAAATTTCTAAAATTGGAACAATCGCAGGTAGCTATGTTACAAACGGTGTCATCCATAGAGATTCTAAAGTTACAGTCATTAGAGAAGGTGTTGTTATCTATAACGGAGTACTATCTAGTTTAAAACGTGGTAAAGATGATGTTAAAGAAGTACGTCAAGGATTTGAATTCGGCTTTAGCGTTGAAAACTACAACGATTTAAAAGAAGGTGACGTGATTGAAGCGTCTATTGAAAGAGAAGTGGAGGTAAATTAATTATGAGTATTAATGTCGATCGTTTAGCTTCAAGAATCTTTAGAGAATTAGTTCATATCGTAAATGATGTGATTAAAAACACTCAAATTGGTTATATTACACTTACAGAAACTAAAGTCACTAAAGATAAAAGTTACTGTTATGTTTACTACACCATCATTGATGATAGTGTAGAAGCCAAAAAGAAAGTTCAAGATCTTTTAGATGCAGGTAAAAAAGAAATTCGTATGAAGTTAGCATCTAAAGTTAACGACATTCGAAAAATTCCTGATTTAGTCTTTAAATATGATGAAGCATTAGCTTATGGTAATCATATTGATAAATTACTTTCGGATATCAATAAAAATTAATAATGAAAAATGCGAGTACTTAAATTAAAGTACTCGCATTTTTATTATAGGACAGGATGATTTAATGTATAAGTTTCTGTAACCACTTTAGTCTCACCATCAAATAATACGATACCACTCGATGAGAATGTATAAAAGATATTATTGATGTAGATACCTCTATCAATTTGATTGGTATACTCGGTACTAGCGTGTGTGATGATATAAGGGTTTTGAATAATTGGTGATGTATTAAAATCTATATAAAATAGATAATATTGACTAGAGTATTCATAATAACCAAGGTCTTCATTAAATTCGCCAGTGTTTGCAGCAAACCCGATAAAACCGTGATCTGGTGAAACAAGAATAGCTTTATGGTTACTTAATGCTTCACTATAACTCCATCCGACATTTTCATCTGGA harbors:
- the rnpM gene encoding RNase P modulator RnpM, which codes for MKTVKKIPMRTCVVTKTVHPKKDLVRIVANKEGLVFVDTKGKANGRGAYIHLSVENIELAKKSKALDRKLEVTIPDSVYEDLAKLL
- a CDS encoding L7Ae/L30e/S12e/Gadd45 family ribosomal protein gives rise to the protein MNKGALGLAYAARKVVIGQEEVVKALQKKQLHLVLLATDASDNTTKKIKDKTNTYQIQLIHTHTSLDISSAIGKKNIKVIGIKDKGFSMMLK
- the infB gene encoding translation initiation factor IF-2, with the translated sequence MAKQRSNNKNNNNTKRPSKNNFGKSTYSNTQKPAPKKVITELIFKPEMTVSDVAEALDISNAVLIKKLMGLGMMTSVNQVLERDVVELIAMDMGIEVKDEVITDLTRYDEMEIIDDPKDLVKRSPIITIMGHVDHGKTTLLDSIRKSRVVTGEAGGITQHIGAYQVEHGGEKITFIDTPGHAAFTEMRARGAKVTDIVVLVVAADDGVKPQTIEALQHAKASGVPIIVAINKIDKPTANPDNVMSALSAHDLTPEAWGGTTPYVEVSALKRLGIDNLLDIILVLAEVEDLKANPKRDAMGTVIEAYLDKGRGPVATVIVENGTLRIGDIIVIGNTFGRIRTMNDDLKKRYDEALPGTPVEITGLDQVPQAGDIFMVFKDERVARQTAEARSSKLKETYIKQQKASSLESMFGAQDDGEKVLNLVLKCDVQGSIEALKGMLDKIDVDGFKANIVRSGVGGISETDVQLASASGAVVIGFNVRPTAAVKSLAESMNVEIRLYNVVYRITEDIEKALKGMLEPVFEDVVTGTAEVRQLFKISKIGTIAGSYVTNGVIHRDSKVTVIREGVVIYNGVLSSLKRGKDDVKEVRQGFEFGFSVENYNDLKEGDVIEASIEREVEVN
- the rbfA gene encoding 30S ribosome-binding factor RbfA; the protein is MSINVDRLASRIFRELVHIVNDVIKNTQIGYITLTETKVTKDKSYCYVYYTIIDDSVEAKKKVQDLLDAGKKEIRMKLASKVNDIRKIPDLVFKYDEALAYGNHIDKLLSDINKN